The region TTCCTGAAAAAAGTGTAGAATCATGTAATAGTGCTTAGATCTGTTAAGCAGATAAATATGGTGCCTCCCTTTCCCCTCTTGTGTTATCAATGATAACTATGCTATTTTAGAGAGCGCGTAATCTGAATGAAAATACAAAACCAGAAAACATTACCATGAAAACATTGCCATGAAAGTACTATTGGTTAACCCGAAGCTCAGGCTTGATAATATACTGCCTGTCCTCGGATTGGGATATCTTGCCAATGCAATCAAAGATAAATATGAGGTGAAGATCCTTGATTGCATGAAGGAAGATTTTACCCTTGATGATTATGCGCGTTACCTTAAGGATTACAAACCCGATGTGGTCGGTATTCAGTGTTTTACTTATGATATTTATATCGTAGCTGATTATCTCAAACAAACAAGGCGGATTTTGCCCGATGCCATTACCATGATCGGCGGTCCTCATCCGACAGCAATGCCTGAAGAAAGTATGGGCTTTTTTGGTATCACACTTGACTATGCCTTCAGGTCTGAGGCAGAGGAAGGTTTACCGGAGCTTCTTAAACTTATAGCGTCGAAAAGCGTTATAAATGACAACTTATCAAGGGTTAAAAACCTGATATGGAGGAATGGAGATCAAATTGTAGTTAATCCTATTACCTATATTCCTGATATCAGCAAACTTGGTATGCCTGCATGGGAGCTTATGCCTCCCGGCACTTATCCAAAGTCTCCTTTTTCTGCATTTTATAAAAAATTGCCATGATACTTACACCTTA is a window of Deltaproteobacteria bacterium DNA encoding:
- a CDS encoding cobalamin-dependent protein (Presence of a B(12) (cobalamin)-binding domain implies dependence on cobalamin itself, in one of its several forms, or in some unusual lineages, dependence on a cobalamin-like analog.), coding for MKVLLVNPKLRLDNILPVLGLGYLANAIKDKYEVKILDCMKEDFTLDDYARYLKDYKPDVVGIQCFTYDIYIVADYLKQTRRILPDAITMIGGPHPTAMPEESMGFFGITLDYAFRSEAEEGLPELLKLIASKSVINDNLSRVKNLIWRNGDQIVVNPITYIPDISKLGMPAWELMPPGTYPKSPFSAFYKKLP